The following are encoded together in the Pleurocapsa sp. FMAR1 genome:
- a CDS encoding TIGR00297 family protein, whose protein sequence is MLDTLSWSNSWTIAIAVNTVLLGIAWFLPKKLLTPLGYLNALILGVLVWGTLGWRGYVVVLFYFLVGSGLTFVAMEQKEAEGIAEERSGMRGAGNVWSSALTATICAIATLFFPSPIKELFVLGYVASFCTKLSDTTASEVGKAYGKTTYLITTLKSVPRGTEGAVSLEGTLAGAIASVILAVIAWAIGMISAIGIIWCVIAAFIATTVESLIGATLESRLTWLTNDIVNFINTVIGAIAAILLAYIF, encoded by the coding sequence ATGCTTGATACTCTTAGCTGGTCTAATTCTTGGACGATCGCCATCGCCGTAAATACAGTTTTATTAGGAATTGCCTGGTTTTTGCCGAAAAAGCTGCTGACTCCTCTTGGTTATCTCAACGCTCTTATCTTAGGAGTATTAGTCTGGGGAACTTTGGGCTGGCGTGGCTATGTGGTAGTTTTATTCTATTTCTTAGTCGGTTCGGGCTTGACCTTCGTTGCTATGGAGCAAAAAGAAGCTGAAGGTATAGCAGAAGAACGTTCGGGAATGAGAGGTGCAGGAAATGTCTGGAGTTCGGCATTAACTGCAACTATATGTGCGATCGCAACTCTGTTTTTCCCATCCCCAATCAAAGAGCTATTTGTTCTCGGTTATGTAGCTAGTTTTTGTACCAAGCTTTCTGATACTACTGCCAGTGAAGTGGGCAAAGCCTACGGCAAAACAACTTATTTAATTACTACCTTGAAGTCAGTACCTAGAGGGACAGAGGGAGCGGTAAGTTTAGAAGGAACACTAGCAGGCGCGATCGCTTCGGTGATTTTAGCCGTCATTGCTTGGGCTATTGGCATGATTAGCGCAATAGGAATTATCTGGTGCGTAATTGCAGCCTTTATTGCTACCACTGTCGAAAGTCTAATTGGCGCAACTTTAGAATCTCGCCTTACTTGGTTAACCAACGATATTGTTAATTTTATTAATACTGTTATCGGTGCGATCGCCGCCATATTATTGGCATATATTTTTTAG
- a CDS encoding IS1 family transposase: MYCPQCKSPHNKKNGFRGGKQSYKCKNCGYQYVENPISRKYPVEVKRLCLKMYLNGMGFRAIARVTDIDHTTIINWVKEVGESLSDELQEDEIPEITEIDELQTFVGNKNNKLWIWTVVNHKQKGILLGNIGDRSHETFEPIWQVIKCWQSFWYVTDGWKVYPMYIEPEDHLVCKTYMTRVEGENTRLRHYLARLHRKTLCYSKSTLLLKYSIRLLLHYLRFDTVQFSL; the protein is encoded by the coding sequence ATGTATTGTCCTCAGTGTAAATCTCCCCATAACAAGAAAAACGGTTTTCGAGGTGGAAAACAATCATATAAATGCAAAAATTGTGGCTACCAATACGTAGAGAATCCTATTTCTAGGAAATATCCAGTAGAAGTTAAACGACTTTGCCTCAAGATGTATCTCAATGGAATGGGGTTCAGGGCGATCGCGAGAGTAACAGACATCGACCATACAACTATTATCAATTGGGTCAAAGAAGTGGGAGAGTCCTTATCAGACGAACTACAAGAGGATGAGATACCTGAAATCACTGAAATAGACGAGCTGCAAACTTTTGTGGGTAACAAAAACAATAAACTCTGGATTTGGACAGTTGTAAACCATAAACAAAAGGGTATTTTGCTTGGGAATATTGGCGATCGCTCTCATGAAACCTTTGAACCAATTTGGCAAGTTATCAAATGTTGGCAGAGCTTTTGGTACGTGACCGATGGCTGGAAAGTTTATCCAATGTATATTGAGCCTGAAGACCACCTCGTCTGTAAAACATATATGACCCGAGTTGAAGGAGAAAACACTCGTTTAAGACATTATCTAGCTCGACTACATCGAAAAACTCTTTGTTATTCTAAATCAACTCTTCTTCTCAAATATTCTATCCGTTTGCTGCTGCACTATTTGAGATTTGATACTGTGCAATTTTCTCTCTAG
- a CDS encoding ribosomal maturation YjgA family protein translates to MNRNVAIFILILIIVPLGLFSKAYTGIGQAWVHDYSGDILYEILWCLVFSWFFPSKRATVIIPVWVFIVTSLIEISQLFFTHVPIALRETIIWKLLLGSTFVWWDFPHYAIGCLLGWLILDRIYYFSYKT, encoded by the coding sequence GTGAATCGTAATGTTGCTATTTTTATTTTAATCCTAATTATCGTTCCTTTAGGTTTATTTTCTAAAGCATATACAGGAATCGGTCAAGCTTGGGTGCATGATTATTCGGGAGATATTCTATACGAAATACTTTGGTGTTTGGTATTTTCCTGGTTTTTTCCTAGTAAAAGAGCTACTGTAATAATTCCTGTTTGGGTGTTTATTGTTACTAGCCTAATTGAAATATCGCAGCTATTTTTTACCCACGTACCGATCGCTCTACGTGAGACAATTATTTGGAAGTTATTGTTAGGATCTACCTTTGTCTGGTGGGATTTTCCCCATTACGCGATCGGCTGTTTGTTGGGTTGGTTAATCTTGGATAGAATTTATTATTTTAGTTACAAAACATAA
- a CDS encoding xanthine dehydrogenase family protein molybdopterin-binding subunit, whose protein sequence is MSQEANKTINQPKNRVEGKLKVTGEARYSAEFAPPNLAYGAIVPSKIAKGRIKKIDTEAAQKAPGVIAILTHQNTPRLNSPPEEFIGDNGLGESRQPLQDNIVHYAGQHIAVVIADTQVRAERAAELVKVTYDWQEPLVRLEQTSSSVFEPELFVGREKLQISRGDVTQALNSAAIKLEQTYTTPVEHHNPIETSATVAEWSGERLTVYDTTRFIKGVQQVLAQSFGMPQAKVRVVCHYIGGSFGSKGFQWGHVVLAALAAKQTGRPVRIELSRQQMFTLAGHRPRTIQSLTLAATKEGKLIGIKHATLTHTSPIAQYTESAGLMTKSLYACPNLEISHKLARLNAPTPTVMRAPGQASGMFALESAMDELAYMLNIDPVELRLRNYAEVEPQEQKPWSSKHLKECYERGIERFGWQQRNPLLRSMGDDDTLIGWGMATTTYPGMRQPASAKATIFANGNAVVSSATHEQGSGVYTVMSQLAADSLGLPLERVKFELGESQFPKAPVTGGSWTTASVGSAVVAATEAVKDKVLTLALGDRTSPLFGSSQDQIAISDGRLFLKDRPSVDETYAEILSRANTDAVEAEVKTEPGDEREKFAFFSFGTHFAEVKIDPFGQVRVSRIVGVYDVGRILNPQTARSQAVGGMVMGIGMALMEHTITDYRYGRYVNPNLSEYLVPVNADIDNFDISFIDRPDPYINPMGSRGLGEISIVGVAAAIANAVYHATGKRVRDLPITLDKLL, encoded by the coding sequence ATGAGCCAAGAAGCAAACAAAACAATTAACCAGCCGAAAAACCGAGTAGAGGGAAAACTTAAAGTAACTGGTGAAGCTCGTTATTCGGCAGAGTTTGCGCCTCCCAACCTTGCCTATGGTGCAATAGTTCCCAGCAAAATTGCTAAAGGAAGAATAAAAAAGATCGATACCGAGGCGGCTCAAAAAGCTCCAGGCGTAATTGCTATCCTGACCCACCAAAACACACCTAGATTAAACTCACCTCCAGAAGAGTTTATTGGTGACAATGGACTTGGTGAGTCGCGGCAACCCTTGCAGGACAACATAGTGCATTATGCAGGACAGCATATAGCAGTAGTTATTGCCGATACGCAAGTAAGAGCCGAACGCGCTGCCGAGTTAGTAAAAGTGACTTACGATTGGCAAGAACCGCTAGTTCGATTAGAACAAACAAGTTCCTCGGTGTTTGAACCAGAACTTTTTGTCGGTAGAGAAAAACTGCAAATTAGTCGGGGAGACGTAACGCAAGCACTCAACTCAGCCGCAATCAAACTAGAGCAAACCTATACAACGCCAGTCGAACATCACAATCCCATCGAAACCTCCGCTACAGTAGCAGAATGGTCGGGCGAGCGCCTGACAGTATACGATACGACAAGATTTATCAAAGGCGTACAGCAAGTATTGGCACAGTCGTTCGGTATGCCGCAAGCAAAAGTGCGTGTTGTCTGTCATTATATAGGCGGTTCATTTGGCTCTAAAGGGTTTCAGTGGGGTCATGTAGTCCTTGCGGCACTGGCGGCAAAACAAACAGGTCGTCCAGTGAGAATCGAGCTTTCGCGCCAGCAGATGTTTACCTTAGCAGGACATCGACCTCGAACTATTCAATCACTTACTTTGGCAGCTACAAAAGAAGGCAAGCTAATAGGGATTAAACATGCAACTTTGACACATACATCGCCAATAGCTCAGTACACAGAGTCTGCTGGTTTAATGACCAAAAGTCTTTATGCCTGTCCCAACCTAGAAATATCTCACAAGCTAGCGCGTCTAAATGCTCCGACACCTACAGTGATGCGAGCACCAGGTCAGGCTTCGGGTATGTTTGCTTTAGAATCGGCAATGGATGAGCTTGCCTATATGCTAAATATCGATCCCGTCGAGTTGCGACTGAGAAATTATGCTGAAGTAGAACCACAAGAGCAAAAACCTTGGTCGAGCAAGCATCTTAAAGAGTGCTACGAACGGGGAATCGAGCGTTTTGGCTGGCAGCAACGCAACCCTTTACTGCGATCAATGGGCGATGATGACACGCTTATCGGTTGGGGCATGGCAACTACTACCTATCCGGGAATGCGCCAACCAGCCTCGGCAAAAGCCACTATTTTTGCTAACGGTAACGCTGTTGTTTCCAGTGCGACCCACGAGCAAGGTAGCGGGGTCTACACGGTTATGAGTCAACTTGCTGCCGATTCTTTGGGCTTACCTTTAGAGCGAGTCAAATTTGAGTTGGGTGAGTCGCAGTTTCCCAAAGCACCTGTGACGGGAGGCTCTTGGACTACTGCTAGCGTTGGTTCGGCTGTAGTTGCCGCTACAGAAGCAGTAAAAGATAAGGTGCTAACTCTGGCTTTAGGCGATCGCACTTCTCCACTTTTTGGAAGTTCTCAAGACCAAATTGCTATTAGTGATGGGCGATTATTCCTCAAAGATCGACCATCGGTAGACGAAACCTATGCTGAAATTCTCAGTCGTGCCAACACCGATGCAGTTGAAGCAGAAGTAAAAACCGAGCCAGGTGATGAACGCGAAAAGTTTGCTTTCTTTTCTTTCGGTACACACTTTGCCGAGGTCAAAATCGATCCGTTCGGTCAAGTACGAGTCTCTCGAATTGTCGGCGTGTACGATGTCGGTCGCATTCTCAATCCTCAGACCGCCCGCAGTCAGGCAGTTGGCGGCATGGTAATGGGGATAGGTATGGCATTGATGGAACATACTATTACCGACTATCGCTATGGACGTTATGTCAATCCCAATCTTAGTGAATATCTCGTACCCGTTAACGCCGATATCGACAACTTTGATATCTCTTTTATCGATCGCCCCGATCCCTATATTAATCCCATGGGTTCGCGGGGTCTTGGTGAAATTAGTATCGTTGGTGTCGCTGCTGCGATCGCTAATGCAGTTTACCACGCCACTGGAAAGCGAGTTCGCGATTTGCCAATTACGCTAGATAAGCTGCTTTAG
- a CDS encoding IS1 family transposase (programmed frameshift) has protein sequence MNCPQCKSSNKKKNGFRRGKQCYKCKDCGCQYVENPKPRSYPNEVKQLCLKMYLNGMGFRAIARVTDIDHATIINWVKEKGETLSDKPQDEEIPEITEIDELPTFVGCKKNKFWLWTVVNHWNQGILLWTIGDRSHQTFEQIWQIIKCWNSFWYVTDGWKVYPMYIQPEDHLVCKTYMTLVEGENTRLRHYLARLHRKTLCYSKSLDMLKYSIRLLLFYLRFKTIPASL, from the exons ATGAATTGTCCTCAGTGTAAATCTTCTAATAAGAAGAAAAATGGCTTTCGCCGTGGAAAACAATGCTACAAATGCAAAGACTGTGGCTGCCAATATGTCGAAAACCCCAAACCGAGATCTTATCCAAATGAAGTCAAACAACTATGTTTAAAAATGTATCTTAACGGCATGGGATTTAGAGCGATCGCGAGAGTTACTGATATAGATCATGCCACAATTATTAACTGGGTAAAAGAAAAAGGAGAAACACTATCTGACAAGCCTCAAGATGAAGAAATTCCTGAAATAACTGAAATTGATGAGTTGCCAACTTTTGTGGGCTGTAAAAAGAATAAATTTTGGCTTTGGACGGTAGTAAATCATTGGAATCAGGGAATCTTACTCTGGACAATAGGAGACCGTTCTCACCAAACTTTTGAACAGATTTGGCAGATTATTAAATGCTGGAACAGCTTTTGGTATGTCACCGATGGCTGGAAAGTTTATCCGATGTACATCCAACCTGAAGATCATCTTGTTTGCAAAACATACATGACG TTAGTTGAGGGAGAAAACACCAGACTTAGACATTATTTGGCTCGTTTGCATCGCAAGACACTTTGTTACTCCAAATCTCTAGATATGCTGAAATATTCTATTCGCCTGTTGTTGTTTTATTTGAGGTTCAAAACTATACCTGCTTCCCTCTAA
- the pcrA gene encoding DNA helicase PcrA — MSDFLSQLNPSQRLAVEHYCGPMLVVAGAGSGKTRALTYRIANLIRNQKVDPEHILAVTFTNKAAREMRERIEYIFATELALEHHGQRLEFLTEYEQKALKSRVYKRTTKKLWIGTFHSLFAKLLRFDINKYQDERGRTWKRNFSIFDESDVQSLFKNIVTKELNLDNKKFDPKKIRYTVSNAKNQGLTPDDFAKHEPGYRGRVISEIYNEYQSRLAANNALDFDDLIWVPVKLFQQNESILGYWHTQFQHILVDEYQDTNRIQYDLIRLLATNGETNKSEWNWNRRSLFVVGDADQSIYSFRLADFTILLNFQKDFGDGLADEDTRTMIKLEENYRSRENILQAANHLIAHNSQRIDKVLKPTRGVGEQIYLHKADEEQEEARFVVQQIKQIKENHPEIDWGDFSILYRTNAQSRPFEDLLLHNNIPYNIVGGLKFYDRKEVKDAIAYLRIIVNPEDTVSLLRIINTPRRGIGKTTMDRLMDASGQMGIPLWEIVNDETSVNTMGGRAAKSLNEFARMIQATKDQLENLTAAEVLSHIIEQTGYVTELQQQGTDEADNRIANIYELYNAVQQFQEDNEENSLEAFLASASLSSDLDNLNEEQQKVSMMTLHSAKGLEFPVVFLVGMEQGLLPHNRTLNDPLEIEEERRLCYVGVTRAQEQLFLTYARERRLWGTREPAVSSQFLQELPGELISSNINLATTYRRRTRAERTSQAIDIDWSVGDRVLHHEFGDGEVTHILGSGKKATLAVKFLSMGVTKIIPKIAPMEKVE, encoded by the coding sequence ATGTCCGACTTTCTGAGCCAACTGAATCCTTCACAACGCCTTGCTGTAGAGCATTACTGTGGACCAATGTTGGTAGTTGCGGGGGCAGGTTCGGGTAAAACCAGGGCGTTGACCTATCGCATTGCTAATTTGATTCGTAACCAAAAGGTAGATCCAGAGCATATTTTGGCAGTTACCTTTACGAATAAGGCTGCGCGGGAGATGCGGGAAAGGATTGAATATATCTTTGCCACGGAGTTAGCTTTAGAACACCATGGTCAACGGCTGGAGTTTTTGACAGAGTATGAGCAAAAGGCTCTAAAATCAAGGGTGTATAAAAGAACAACTAAAAAGCTGTGGATTGGAACTTTTCATAGTTTATTTGCCAAGCTACTGCGCTTTGATATTAATAAATACCAAGATGAACGAGGGCGCACTTGGAAACGCAATTTTTCGATTTTTGATGAGTCGGATGTTCAAAGTCTATTTAAGAATATTGTTACTAAAGAATTAAATTTAGATAACAAAAAGTTCGATCCTAAAAAGATTAGATATACCGTTAGTAATGCCAAAAATCAGGGTTTGACTCCTGATGACTTTGCTAAACATGAGCCTGGTTATCGTGGTCGAGTTATCTCAGAAATTTATAACGAATATCAGTCTCGGCTGGCAGCAAACAATGCCTTGGATTTTGATGATTTAATCTGGGTCCCTGTTAAGCTTTTTCAGCAAAATGAATCAATTTTAGGCTATTGGCATACGCAATTTCAGCATATTTTAGTTGATGAATATCAGGATACCAACCGTATTCAGTATGACTTGATTCGCTTATTGGCAACTAATGGAGAGACAAATAAAAGTGAATGGAATTGGAACAGGCGATCGCTCTTTGTGGTAGGAGATGCGGATCAGTCAATTTATTCTTTCCGTTTAGCTGACTTTACGATTCTGCTAAATTTTCAAAAAGATTTTGGTGATGGTCTAGCCGATGAAGACACCCGCACTATGATTAAGCTGGAAGAGAATTATCGTTCCCGCGAGAATATATTACAGGCAGCGAATCATCTTATTGCTCATAATAGCCAACGGATTGATAAAGTTCTTAAGCCGACAAGAGGCGTGGGAGAACAAATCTATCTTCACAAAGCCGATGAAGAGCAGGAAGAAGCGCGGTTTGTAGTGCAGCAAATAAAGCAGATTAAAGAAAATCATCCTGAAATAGACTGGGGTGATTTTTCTATTTTGTATCGCACTAATGCTCAGTCTCGTCCCTTTGAGGATTTACTGCTACACAATAATATTCCTTATAATATTGTCGGCGGTTTAAAGTTTTACGACCGCAAAGAAGTTAAAGATGCGATCGCCTATTTACGCATTATAGTTAATCCAGAAGATACCGTTAGCCTGCTGCGAATTATCAATACTCCCCGTCGTGGTATCGGTAAAACAACCATGGATAGATTAATGGATGCTTCTGGGCAAATGGGCATACCTCTGTGGGAAATTGTGAACGACGAAACCTCTGTTAATACTATGGGAGGACGAGCAGCAAAATCTTTGAATGAGTTTGCCCGAATGATTCAGGCAACTAAGGATCAGCTTGAAAACCTCACGGCAGCAGAAGTTTTAAGTCATATTATTGAGCAGACGGGATACGTCACAGAACTACAGCAACAAGGTACAGACGAAGCCGATAACCGTATAGCTAACATTTACGAGTTATATAACGCGGTGCAGCAGTTTCAGGAAGACAATGAAGAAAATAGCTTAGAAGCATTTCTGGCTAGTGCATCTCTCTCCTCAGATTTAGATAATTTAAATGAAGAACAGCAAAAAGTCTCGATGATGACCTTACATTCAGCTAAAGGATTAGAATTTCCTGTGGTTTTTTTAGTTGGCATGGAACAAGGTTTGTTACCCCACAATCGAACTTTAAATGACCCTCTGGAAATAGAAGAAGAGCGTCGTTTATGTTATGTAGGGGTAACTCGCGCTCAAGAACAGCTATTTCTTACCTACGCCAGAGAACGCCGTCTTTGGGGAACAAGAGAACCTGCGGTATCCTCCCAGTTTTTGCAGGAACTTCCAGGAGAGTTAATTAGTAGTAATATTAATTTGGCAACTACTTATCGTCGCCGTACCCGCGCCGAAAGAACCTCGCAAGCCATTGATATTGACTGGAGTGTAGGCGATCGCGTTTTACACCATGAGTTTGGAGACGGCGAAGTTACTCATATTTTGGGCAGTGGCAAAAAGGCAACCCTAGCAGTTAAATTTCTGAGCATGGGAGTAACTAAAATCATTCCCAAAATCGCTCCTATGGAAAAAGTGGAATAA
- a CDS encoding carbon dioxide-concentrating mechanism protein: protein MSNLEYRKTPISRVSREPSEPSYTSEHPFKDSALGLVSTKSFPAIVGTADMMLKSAEVTMVGYEKIGSGYCTAVVRGNIADVRLAVEEGAKTAEKFGQLVSKLVIARPMPNLEAIFPIGSHLIELTNKRRGYSRLSNRAIGLLETRGFPAMVGGADAMLKSADVQLASYEKIGDGLCTAIIRGSIANVAIAIDAGMQEAERIGELHAVMVIPRLLEDLEHTLPVANYWVDEQEPMPILLPKEVKQKEKELIELPQADTKPMSLPLKRKMEIEEL from the coding sequence ATGTCTAATTTAGAATATAGAAAGACACCCATAAGTAGGGTAAGTAGAGAGCCAAGCGAGCCAAGCTATACCAGCGAGCATCCTTTCAAAGACAGCGCTCTAGGTTTAGTTTCTACCAAAAGTTTTCCTGCAATTGTTGGTACGGCAGACATGATGCTCAAGTCAGCAGAAGTGACCATGGTGGGTTATGAAAAAATTGGCAGTGGATACTGTACTGCTGTAGTTAGAGGCAACATTGCTGATGTGCGGTTAGCAGTAGAAGAAGGAGCAAAAACCGCCGAAAAGTTTGGTCAGCTAGTGTCTAAGTTAGTAATTGCCCGCCCTATGCCGAATTTAGAGGCAATTTTCCCGATTGGTAGTCATTTAATTGAACTGACTAACAAAAGAAGAGGCTATAGTCGCTTAAGCAATCGTGCTATTGGCTTGTTAGAAACCAGAGGTTTTCCCGCCATGGTGGGTGGTGCAGATGCTATGCTCAAATCTGCTGACGTGCAGCTAGCTTCCTACGAGAAAATCGGGGATGGTTTGTGTACGGCAATTATTCGTGGTTCAATTGCTAATGTGGCAATAGCTATTGATGCAGGAATGCAGGAAGCGGAAAGAATAGGCGAACTACACGCAGTAATGGTAATTCCTCGACTGCTAGAAGATTTAGAGCATACATTGCCTGTAGCTAACTATTGGGTAGACGAACAAGAGCCTATGCCAATCTTGTTACCAAAAGAAGTTAAACAGAAGGAAAAAGAACTGATAGAACTACCCCAAGCTGATACTAAGCCGATGTCATTACCTCTCAAAAGAAAAATGGAAATCGAGGAACTGTAA
- the cobA gene encoding uroporphyrinogen-III C-methyltransferase has translation MFSGGKVYLVGAGVGKEEYLTVKAKKLLTIANVLIYDALVDKSLLNLAPENCLKISVGKRGGKASTPQAKINQLLIEHCLQGKQIVRLKSGDPLIFGRANEEVAALKTAGCSFEFIPGISSVLAAPLLAGIPLTDKDLSRCFAVVSGHEPDILDWSALASIDTLVILMGGRSLGQIIKNLIDNGRSPDEPIAIIRHCGRAKQEIFQGSLTDIVEITTGVSLSPAVIVIGKVVKLNQNSPALSSLPLVNKTILVTRAASQSSKFTTLLEQQGAKVIEMPALTITPPSSWTDLDRAIANINQFQWLILTSANGVNYFCDRLNSLGYDARALAGIKIAVVGRKTASVLQTKHLQPDFIPPDYIADSLVAHFPEDLASQKILFPRVETGGREILVQELTNQGAIVTEVAAYQSQCPAQIDQTALQALQQHQVDVLTFASSKTVTNFYQLLKQVKSEPDIQSILKDVCIASIGPQTSKTCGELFGRFDLEAEEFTLEGLTTAIANYKLI, from the coding sequence ATGTTCTCTGGTGGTAAGGTTTACTTAGTCGGTGCAGGAGTAGGTAAGGAAGAATATTTAACTGTTAAAGCTAAAAAACTACTTACTATTGCTAATGTATTAATTTATGATGCTTTGGTAGATAAGTCATTGTTGAATTTAGCTCCTGAAAATTGTCTTAAAATCAGCGTTGGTAAACGAGGAGGAAAAGCCAGCACTCCCCAAGCAAAAATCAATCAGCTATTGATAGAACATTGTCTTCAGGGTAAACAAATAGTCAGATTAAAAAGTGGCGATCCCTTGATTTTTGGACGCGCTAACGAGGAGGTTGCAGCACTAAAGACAGCAGGTTGCAGCTTTGAATTTATTCCTGGTATTTCTTCGGTATTGGCTGCGCCATTATTAGCAGGAATTCCGCTCACAGATAAAGATCTAAGTCGCTGCTTTGCAGTGGTTAGCGGACATGAGCCAGATATCCTAGATTGGTCAGCTTTAGCTAGCATTGATACCTTGGTAATCTTAATGGGAGGACGTTCTCTCGGTCAAATTATTAAGAATTTAATTGATAATGGGCGATCGCCTGACGAACCTATTGCTATTATTCGCCACTGTGGACGAGCTAAACAGGAAATTTTTCAGGGGTCTTTAACCGATATAGTAGAAATAACCACTGGAGTATCTCTTTCTCCCGCAGTTATCGTCATTGGAAAAGTTGTGAAACTTAATCAAAATTCCCCCGCCCTATCTTCTCTGCCTTTGGTAAATAAAACTATATTAGTTACTCGCGCTGCATCACAATCGAGTAAATTTACAACTTTATTAGAACAACAAGGAGCAAAGGTCATTGAAATGCCGGCCTTAACAATTACCCCTCCTTCTAGCTGGACAGACTTGGATCGGGCGATCGCTAATATCAATCAGTTTCAATGGCTTATTTTAACTTCTGCTAATGGAGTCAACTACTTTTGCGATCGCTTAAATAGTTTGGGTTACGATGCTCGTGCTTTGGCAGGAATTAAGATTGCTGTTGTTGGTCGTAAAACCGCATCAGTATTACAAACAAAACATCTTCAACCTGACTTTATTCCTCCAGACTATATAGCTGATTCTTTAGTTGCTCATTTTCCTGAAGATTTAGCTAGTCAAAAGATTCTCTTTCCTCGCGTTGAAACAGGCGGTAGGGAAATATTGGTTCAGGAATTAACTAATCAAGGTGCAATCGTAACTGAAGTTGCTGCCTATCAGTCTCAATGCCCTGCTCAAATAGACCAAACTGCATTGCAGGCTTTACAACAGCATCAAGTTGATGTGCTAACCTTTGCAAGCTCAAAAACAGTAACCAACTTTTATCAGTTATTAAAACAAGTCAAATCTGAACCTGATATCCAGTCTATCTTAAAAGATGTTTGCATTGCTTCAATTGGACCACAAACATCAAAAACTTGTGGCGAACTATTTGGTAGATTTGATCTAGAAGCTGAAGAATTTACCTTAGAAGGATTGACTACAGCGATCGCCAATTATAAACTAATTTAA
- the purN gene encoding phosphoribosylglycinamide formyltransferase, with protein MTESPIEHNHLDSEQVLISPDLLSLPDRLQVESSPLQLGIMASGSGTNFEAIAKAIADGKLNAEIQVLIYNNPQAKVKERAEKYNIPTVLIDHRQYQKRENFDHEIVAVLKAYGANWVVMAGWMRIITQILLDGYPNRVINIHPSLLPSFKGIGAVEQALAAKVKITGCTVHLVSLEVDSGEIIMQAAVPVLPSDNFQTLHSRIQTQEHNILPQAIALAASKF; from the coding sequence ATGACCGAATCACCTATCGAGCATAACCATTTAGATTCTGAACAAGTATTAATCTCTCCTGATTTATTATCTTTACCAGATCGACTTCAGGTTGAATCTTCGCCTCTACAGTTAGGAATCATGGCTTCGGGTAGTGGCACAAATTTTGAAGCTATAGCCAAAGCGATCGCTGATGGTAAACTTAACGCAGAGATTCAAGTCTTAATTTACAATAACCCCCAAGCCAAAGTTAAAGAACGTGCAGAGAAATATAATATCCCCACGGTATTAATTGACCATCGACAGTATCAAAAGCGAGAAAATTTCGATCACGAGATAGTTGCCGTCCTAAAAGCTTATGGCGCAAACTGGGTGGTCATGGCGGGATGGATGCGAATCATTACTCAGATTTTACTTGATGGCTACCCCAACCGTGTAATTAATATTCATCCAAGTTTGTTGCCTAGTTTTAAAGGTATTGGGGCAGTAGAACAGGCATTAGCTGCTAAGGTCAAAATAACGGGCTGTACCGTCCATTTGGTTAGTTTAGAGGTCGATAGTGGTGAAATAATCATGCAGGCTGCTGTACCTGTATTGCCTAGTGATAATTTTCAAACTTTGCACTCTAGGATACAGACACAAGAACATAATATACTGCCCCAGGCGATCGCCTTAGCTGCATCAAAGTTTTAA